Proteins encoded within one genomic window of Kibdelosporangium phytohabitans:
- a CDS encoding ATP-binding protein: MNRGNLPRTVGELKAAGHQQRGVKAEIRDNLLAILRAGGDPWPGIVGFDRTVLPQLERALLAGHDIVLLGERGQGKTRLLRTLTGLLDEWSPVIDGAELGEHPYEPITAESRRRATELGDDLPVAWRHRSERYAEKLATPDTSVGDLIGDVDPVKVAQGRSLGDPETIHFGLVPRAHRGVIAVNELPDLAERIQVGLLNVMEERDIQIRGYTMRLPLDVLLVATANPEDYTNRGRIITPLKDRFGAEVRTHYPLDVDDEINLVRQESDLVAEVPDPLVEVVARFVRNLRESAAIDQRSGVSARFAVAAAETLAAAALRRAALTGEDVAVARPIDLDAIPDVLRGKLEFEAGEEGRETEHLTHLLRMAIAETARYAFAGLDLSPLEDAIGEGRIVTTGERIPASEVLNALPELPVLHEVAERVGVKPTDSAGRIASAVELALEALYLSRRLAKDAEDGTAVYGP; this comes from the coding sequence GTGAATCGTGGAAACCTGCCACGCACAGTCGGCGAGCTGAAGGCCGCCGGCCATCAGCAGCGTGGCGTGAAGGCCGAGATCAGGGACAACTTGCTCGCGATCCTGCGGGCCGGTGGCGATCCCTGGCCGGGAATTGTCGGTTTTGACCGTACCGTCCTGCCGCAGCTGGAGAGAGCGCTGCTGGCGGGGCACGACATCGTGTTGCTCGGCGAGCGCGGCCAGGGCAAGACCCGCCTGCTGCGCACGCTGACCGGCCTGCTCGACGAGTGGTCCCCGGTCATCGACGGCGCGGAGCTGGGGGAGCACCCCTACGAGCCGATCACCGCCGAATCCAGGCGCCGGGCCACCGAGCTCGGTGACGACCTGCCGGTGGCGTGGCGGCACCGCTCCGAGCGGTACGCCGAGAAGCTGGCGACGCCGGACACCTCCGTCGGCGACCTGATCGGTGACGTCGACCCGGTGAAGGTCGCGCAGGGCCGCAGCCTCGGCGACCCCGAGACCATCCACTTCGGACTCGTCCCGCGGGCGCACCGCGGCGTCATCGCGGTCAACGAACTGCCCGACCTCGCCGAGCGGATCCAGGTCGGCCTGCTCAACGTGATGGAGGAGCGGGACATCCAGATCCGCGGCTACACCATGCGGCTGCCGCTGGACGTGCTGCTCGTGGCCACCGCGAACCCCGAGGACTACACCAACCGCGGCCGGATCATCACGCCGCTCAAGGACCGGTTCGGCGCGGAGGTGCGCACGCACTACCCGCTGGACGTCGACGACGAGATCAACCTGGTCCGCCAGGAGTCCGACCTGGTCGCCGAGGTGCCGGACCCGTTGGTCGAGGTGGTCGCCCGGTTCGTGCGCAACCTGCGCGAGTCGGCGGCGATCGACCAGCGCTCGGGCGTCTCGGCGCGGTTCGCCGTCGCCGCGGCCGAGACACTGGCCGCGGCCGCGCTGCGGCGTGCCGCGCTGACGGGCGAGGACGTCGCCGTGGCCCGGCCGATCGACCTGGACGCCATCCCGGACGTGCTGCGCGGCAAGCTGGAGTTCGAGGCCGGTGAGGAAGGCCGGGAAACCGAGCACCTGACGCACCTGCTGCGGATGGCCATCGCCGAGACCGCGCGGTACGCGTTCGCGGGCCTGGACCTCAGCCCGCTGGAGGACGCGATCGGCGAGGGCCGCATCGTGACCACCGGTGAGCGCATCCCGGCGTCCGAAGTGCTCAACGCGTTGCCGGAACTGCCTGTGCTGCACGAGGTCGCCGAGCGCGTCGGGGTGAAGCCGACGGACTCGGCAGGCCGGATCGCCTCCGCTGTCGAGCTGGCGCTGGAGGCGTTGTACCTGTCGCGCAGGCTGGCCAAGGACGCCGAAGACGGTACGGCGGTGTATGGGCCGTGA
- a CDS encoding 6-phospho-beta-glucosidase, with product MRLTVVGGGSTYTPELVDGIAGRRASLDVDEIVLVDPDTHRLRIVGDFCQRLLEHAGHPAKVLTTSSLEQGAEGASAVLLQLRVGGQKARRSDETFPHACGCIGQETTGAGGLAKALRTVPVVLDIAERVRRVAGDDTWIVNFTNPVGIVTRALLQAGHRAVGLCNVAIHLQRQFAALFGVDTGAVRLDHIGLNHLTWERGVHVTTADGTVDRLPDLLGEFGEHLAAEIGSQADWMRRMNAVPSYYLKYYYAHDDVLADQLENPPRADVVIEVENELLKLYADPAVVTKPESLAKRGGAYYSEAAVQLVHALTGGGAAEEHVVNVRNNGAMPFLPDDAVIEVPATVDGSGAVPLPIKPVEPRFSGLISHVTAYEYLALEAALHGGRDRVADALLAHPLIGQYKFADRLADELIAANRADLPWANA from the coding sequence ATGAGACTGACCGTTGTGGGTGGCGGATCCACTTACACGCCGGAGCTGGTCGACGGCATTGCCGGCAGGCGAGCCAGTCTGGACGTCGACGAGATCGTGCTCGTCGACCCGGACACCCACCGGTTGCGCATCGTCGGCGACTTCTGCCAGCGACTGCTCGAGCACGCCGGCCACCCGGCGAAGGTGCTGACCACCTCCAGCCTCGAGCAGGGCGCCGAAGGCGCCTCGGCGGTGCTGCTGCAACTGCGGGTCGGCGGGCAGAAAGCCAGGCGGTCCGACGAGACGTTTCCGCATGCCTGCGGGTGTATCGGTCAAGAGACGACCGGTGCCGGTGGGCTGGCCAAGGCGCTGCGCACCGTCCCGGTCGTGCTCGACATCGCCGAGCGCGTGCGCAGGGTGGCCGGTGACGACACGTGGATCGTCAACTTCACCAACCCGGTCGGCATCGTGACGCGTGCGTTGCTGCAGGCCGGGCACCGCGCTGTCGGGCTGTGCAACGTGGCCATCCACCTGCAGCGGCAGTTCGCCGCACTGTTCGGTGTGGACACCGGCGCGGTCCGGCTCGACCACATCGGGCTCAACCACCTCACCTGGGAGCGCGGTGTCCACGTGACCACCGCCGACGGGACAGTGGACCGCCTGCCCGACCTGCTCGGCGAGTTCGGCGAGCACCTGGCGGCCGAGATCGGCTCGCAGGCCGACTGGATGCGCCGGATGAACGCGGTGCCGTCGTACTACCTGAAGTACTACTACGCGCACGACGACGTGCTGGCCGACCAGCTGGAGAACCCGCCACGGGCGGACGTCGTCATCGAGGTGGAGAACGAGTTGCTGAAGCTGTACGCCGATCCCGCCGTGGTGACCAAGCCGGAGAGCCTGGCCAAACGCGGCGGCGCCTACTACTCCGAGGCGGCCGTGCAGCTGGTGCACGCGCTGACCGGCGGCGGCGCGGCGGAGGAGCACGTGGTGAACGTCCGCAACAACGGTGCCATGCCGTTCCTGCCGGACGACGCGGTGATCGAGGTTCCGGCCACTGTGGACGGAAGCGGCGCGGTGCCGCTGCCGATCAAGCCGGTCGAGCCGCGCTTCTCCGGCCTGATCTCGCACGTGACCGCGTACGAGTACCTGGCGCTGGAGGCGGCGCTGCACGGCGGCCGTGACCGCGTCGCGGACGCGTTGCTGGCGCACCCGTTGATCGGTCAGTACAAGTTCGCCGACCGGTTGGCCGACGAGCTGATCGCCGCCAACCGCGCTGATCTGCCGTGGGCCAACGCATGA
- a CDS encoding TetR/AcrR family transcriptional regulator — protein MLTRKGLATRQRIVEATSALVREHGTAATTLDDVRARTATSKSQIFHYFPGGKEELLLAVAEYETDRVLLDQEPYLSELTSWQAWQNWRDLVVRRYREAGVHCPLGVLITELGRKTPAAQALTGRLLERWQDRLRVGVEHMQLSGEIDPGLDADRVAASLIAAVQGGVTVLLSTGGIGHLEAALDTSLALLRATGVTPRWRDPESDVASMG, from the coding sequence GTGCTCACTCGCAAAGGCCTCGCGACCAGGCAGCGGATCGTCGAAGCCACCTCCGCGCTCGTGCGCGAGCACGGGACGGCCGCGACCACGCTGGACGACGTCCGTGCGCGCACGGCGACCAGCAAGAGCCAGATCTTCCACTACTTCCCCGGTGGCAAGGAGGAGTTGCTGCTCGCGGTCGCGGAGTACGAGACCGACCGGGTCCTGCTCGACCAGGAGCCGTACCTGAGCGAGCTGACCAGCTGGCAGGCGTGGCAGAACTGGCGTGATCTGGTCGTCCGCCGCTACCGCGAGGCCGGGGTGCACTGCCCGCTCGGCGTGCTGATCACCGAACTCGGCCGCAAGACACCGGCCGCGCAGGCGCTGACTGGCCGGCTGCTCGAACGATGGCAGGACCGCCTGCGCGTGGGCGTGGAGCACATGCAGCTGAGCGGCGAGATCGACCCGGGGCTGGACGCGGACCGTGTCGCGGCGTCGCTCATCGCCGCCGTACAAGGCGGTGTAACGGTGTTGCTGTCCACTGGCGGGATCGGGCACCTGGAAGCCGCTTTGGACACGTCACTGGCCTTGTTGCGGGCGACCGGAGTTACTCCACGTTGGCGCGACCCCGAATCCGACGTAGCGTCAATGGGGTGA
- a CDS encoding N-acetylglucosamine kinase produces MTGPAADTVVIAIDGGGSKTDVMLVDASGTILGRTRGPGASPQVVGLNEGLDVFEQLVVDAAGQAGLPGTPPYGTHTAAYLAGADLPAEEEELSRALTERGWSPSIVVGNDTFAMLRAGTTDGVGVAVVCGAGINCVGVAADGRVHRFPALGKISGDWGGGFHLGSEALWWAVRAGDGRGPYTDLLPAIVDHFGAEDIFEVVERLHFESLPREVIHELCPLLFQVARTGDVVAQGVVKQLVDEISTMICTTMRKLEMTGEAPAIVLGGGVMTGVHRDVIDVIEQQCVAVAPRAEVRVLDVAPVVGAALLGLDAIGASTTAKTRLRTSAVGGVGSVPSGVVGQDPDGLVDGGAPGDADSVGERAESLGAS; encoded by the coding sequence ATGACCGGCCCTGCTGCGGACACGGTTGTCATCGCCATCGACGGCGGCGGCAGCAAGACCGACGTGATGCTCGTCGACGCGTCCGGCACCATCCTCGGGCGCACCCGGGGACCCGGCGCGTCGCCGCAGGTCGTCGGCCTCAACGAAGGCCTTGACGTCTTCGAGCAGCTGGTGGTCGACGCGGCCGGGCAGGCAGGCCTGCCCGGCACACCGCCGTACGGCACGCACACCGCAGCCTACCTGGCCGGTGCGGACCTGCCCGCGGAGGAGGAAGAACTTTCCAGGGCGCTGACCGAGCGCGGCTGGTCACCGTCCATCGTGGTCGGCAACGACACGTTCGCGATGCTGCGTGCGGGCACCACCGACGGCGTCGGCGTCGCGGTGGTGTGCGGCGCGGGCATCAACTGCGTCGGGGTCGCGGCGGACGGGCGCGTGCACCGGTTTCCGGCCCTCGGCAAGATCTCCGGTGACTGGGGCGGCGGGTTCCACCTCGGCTCGGAGGCGTTGTGGTGGGCGGTGCGCGCGGGCGACGGCCGCGGCCCGTACACCGATCTGCTGCCCGCGATCGTGGACCACTTCGGCGCCGAGGACATCTTCGAAGTGGTGGAACGGCTGCACTTCGAAAGCCTGCCGCGCGAGGTGATCCACGAGCTGTGCCCGCTGCTGTTCCAGGTCGCGCGCACCGGTGACGTGGTCGCGCAGGGCGTGGTCAAGCAGCTCGTCGACGAGATCAGCACGATGATCTGCACGACCATGCGCAAGCTGGAGATGACCGGGGAGGCGCCGGCGATCGTGCTCGGCGGCGGCGTGATGACGGGTGTTCATCGCGATGTCATCGATGTCATCGAACAGCAATGCGTGGCAGTCGCGCCTCGCGCCGAGGTCAGGGTCCTGGACGTCGCCCCTGTCGTCGGCGCGGCGCTGCTCGGCCTGGACGCGATCGGCGCATCGACCACAGCCAAGACGCGGCTGCGGACGAGCGCCGTCGGTGGTGTCGGTTCAGTGCCGTCCGGCGTGGTCGGACAGGACCCGGACGGCCTCGTCGATGGCGGCGCACCGGGCGATGCGGACAGCGTTGGCGAGCGGGCGGAGAGCCTCGGAGCGTCGTAG
- a CDS encoding quinone oxidoreductase family protein — protein sequence MRAILIDRLGGPEQLRITDQPDPRPGPGEIRVAVAVAGVNFMDTGTRRMGPPDGRIPVVPGVEGAGRVVELGEGATGLSVGDRVAWTYVYGSYAEQLVMPVDHAVPVPDDISDEAAASIMLQGLTAHHFVTEAAPVSPGQLTLVHAAAGGVGQKLVQLIKARGGRVIGLVSGESKADIARRAGADDVVVSTGPAFVEPVMELSGGEGVHTVFDGGGETTFRASTSVVRRNGTLLYFGPLIGSVPTLNLRDLPNSIKVGYPVFHDHIPTRQALLRHTADLFDMVRDGRLTTGIGGRYPLADAEQAHRDIESRTTTGKLVLLP from the coding sequence ATGCGAGCGATTCTGATCGACCGGCTCGGCGGGCCGGAACAGCTGCGGATCACCGACCAGCCGGACCCGCGCCCGGGGCCGGGCGAGATCCGTGTGGCGGTCGCGGTGGCCGGGGTGAACTTCATGGACACCGGGACACGGCGGATGGGACCGCCGGACGGCCGGATCCCGGTCGTGCCGGGTGTGGAAGGCGCCGGGCGAGTCGTGGAACTGGGAGAGGGCGCGACGGGCCTTTCGGTGGGCGACCGGGTGGCCTGGACCTACGTGTACGGCTCATACGCCGAACAACTGGTCATGCCCGTCGACCACGCCGTGCCCGTACCGGATGACATCTCCGACGAGGCAGCGGCGAGCATCATGCTGCAGGGCCTCACCGCGCACCACTTCGTGACCGAGGCGGCGCCGGTGTCGCCGGGCCAGCTCACGCTGGTGCACGCGGCGGCGGGCGGTGTCGGCCAGAAGCTGGTGCAGCTCATCAAAGCGCGAGGTGGCCGGGTCATCGGGCTGGTGTCCGGGGAAAGCAAGGCGGACATCGCGCGCCGGGCCGGTGCGGACGACGTGGTGGTCTCGACCGGACCGGCGTTCGTCGAGCCGGTCATGGAGCTCAGCGGCGGCGAAGGCGTGCACACGGTCTTCGACGGCGGCGGGGAAACCACGTTCCGCGCGTCGACGAGTGTCGTGCGGCGCAACGGCACGCTGCTGTACTTCGGGCCGCTCATCGGTTCGGTGCCGACGCTGAACCTGCGTGACCTGCCCAACAGCATCAAGGTCGGCTATCCCGTCTTCCACGACCACATCCCCACCAGGCAGGCACTGCTGCGGCACACCGCGGACCTGTTCGACATGGTCAGGGACGGCAGGCTGACGACCGGCATCGGCGGGCGCTACCCGCTGGCCGACGCCGAACAGGCGCACCGCGACATCGAGTCACGCACGACCACCGGGAAGTTGGTGCTCCTGCCCTGA